One window of Pseudomonas urmiensis genomic DNA carries:
- a CDS encoding c-type cytochrome, with protein sequence MFLPFFSAQATQDPEALYNRSCAACHAGQLPQAPKKGDSAAWEPRLAQGMEVLVANVTRGFKAMPPRGLCMDCSAEDYRLVILWMTGSPDT encoded by the coding sequence ATGTTCCTACCGTTTTTCAGCGCACAGGCTACACAGGATCCCGAGGCGTTGTACAACCGCAGCTGCGCTGCCTGTCACGCCGGACAACTGCCTCAGGCACCCAAGAAGGGTGACTCGGCAGCTTGGGAGCCAAGGCTGGCGCAGGGTATGGAGGTATTGGTAGCGAATGTTACTCGGGGTTTCAAGGCTATGCCGCCGCGTGGATTGTGCATGGACTGCAGTGCCGAGGACTACCGTTTGGTCATCCTCTGGATGACCGGTAGTCCCGATACATAA
- the yihA gene encoding ribosome biogenesis GTP-binding protein YihA/YsxC: protein MQVKNPILGLCQKATFALSAAKVEQCPEDQGYEVAFAGRSNAGKSSALNTLTHASLARTSKTPGRTQLLNFFSLDDERRLVDLPGYGYAKVPIPLKQHWQRHLEAYLGGRECLKGIILMMDVRHPMTDFDKMMLDWAKASGMPMHILLTKADKLTFGAAKNTLLKVQAEIRKGWGDAATIQLFSAPKRQGLEEAYAVLAGWMELEDKPAE, encoded by the coding sequence ATGCAAGTCAAGAACCCCATCCTCGGCCTCTGCCAGAAAGCCACATTCGCCCTTAGCGCTGCCAAGGTCGAACAATGCCCGGAAGACCAGGGTTACGAGGTGGCTTTCGCCGGCCGTTCCAACGCCGGTAAATCCAGCGCCCTCAACACCCTGACCCATGCCAGCCTGGCGCGTACCTCGAAAACCCCAGGGCGCACCCAGCTGTTGAATTTCTTCAGTCTGGACGATGAACGGCGATTGGTCGACTTGCCGGGCTACGGTTATGCAAAAGTACCGATTCCGCTCAAGCAGCACTGGCAGCGTCACCTTGAAGCCTACCTGGGCGGACGTGAGTGTCTGAAAGGGATCATCCTGATGATGGACGTGCGCCATCCAATGACCGACTTCGACAAGATGATGCTCGACTGGGCCAAGGCCAGCGGCATGCCCATGCACATTCTGCTGACCAAGGCCGACAAGCTGACCTTTGGTGCGGCGAAGAACACGCTGCTCAAGGTGCAAGCAGAGATTCGCAAGGGCTGGGGCGACGCGGCGACCATCCAGTTGTTCTCGGCACCCAAGCGCCAGGGGCTGGAAGAGGCCTATGCTGTATTGGCGGGGTGGATGGAGCTGGAAGACAAGCCGGCGGAGTGA
- a CDS encoding endonuclease/exonuclease/phosphatase family protein — MARLRSTRGVGLHQPQVNEHHLQAPGLPEDGRLRLLSFNIQVGISTERYRHYLTRSWQHLLPHNGRAGNLQKIGALLSDFDLVALQEADGGSLRSGYVNQVEHLAQLGAFPYWYQQLNRNLGRFAQHSNGVLSRLKPQHLEDHPLPGPAGRGAILVQFGEGKDALIVVMMHLALGAKTRALQLSYIRELIGGYRHQVLMGDMNTHANDLLEHSPLRDLGLIAPQVEATFPSWRPQRCLDHILLSPSLTLERVEVLAQPISDHLPVAVEIRLPDALTVDTLPVLS, encoded by the coding sequence ATGGCTCGCTTGCGCTCCACCCGGGGTGTTGGCCTGCACCAGCCGCAGGTCAACGAGCATCACCTGCAGGCCCCTGGCTTGCCTGAGGATGGTCGACTGCGGCTGCTCAGTTTCAATATCCAGGTGGGCATCAGCACCGAACGCTACCGGCACTACCTGACCCGCAGCTGGCAGCATCTGCTGCCGCACAACGGGCGTGCCGGCAACTTGCAGAAGATCGGTGCGCTGCTCAGCGACTTCGACCTGGTCGCCCTTCAGGAAGCCGATGGCGGCAGCCTGCGCTCGGGCTACGTCAACCAGGTCGAGCACCTGGCCCAGTTGGGGGCGTTCCCCTACTGGTATCAGCAGCTCAATCGCAACCTCGGGCGTTTCGCCCAACACAGCAACGGCGTACTCAGCCGCCTCAAGCCCCAGCACCTTGAAGACCATCCCCTGCCCGGCCCAGCCGGTCGGGGTGCGATCCTGGTGCAGTTCGGCGAGGGCAAGGACGCGCTGATCGTGGTGATGATGCACCTGGCGCTGGGTGCCAAGACCCGCGCCCTGCAATTGAGCTACATCCGCGAGCTGATTGGCGGCTACCGTCATCAGGTGCTGATGGGGGACATGAACACCCATGCCAACGACTTGCTCGAACACTCGCCGCTGCGCGATCTGGGCCTGATTGCACCGCAAGTCGAGGCCACCTTCCCAAGTTGGCGCCCGCAGCGCTGCCTGGACCACATCCTGCTCAGCCCAAGCCTGACCTTGGAGCGGGTCGAGGTGCTGGCGCAGCCGATTTCCGATCACCTTCCCGTTGCCGTCGAGATTCGATTGCCTGACGCATTGACTGTGGATACGCTGCCGGTCTTGAGCTAA
- a CDS encoding c-type cytochrome → MNKLFVSLLLTMGVAGAANAADPIKGDAAAGQAKTAVCGACHNPDGNSLAPNFPKLAGQGQRYLEKQLHDIKSGKRTVLEMTGMLEPFNEQDLADIAAYFASQKGSVGAADPKLVERGRALFNGGDLEKGMPACTGCHSPNGAGIALAGFPHLSGQHAQYVTKQLTDFREGNRTNDGDAMTMRSIAGKLSNKDIDALASYIQGLH, encoded by the coding sequence ATGAACAAACTATTCGTGAGTCTGCTGTTGACCATGGGGGTTGCAGGTGCGGCCAATGCTGCGGACCCTATCAAAGGCGATGCCGCCGCCGGTCAGGCGAAAACTGCCGTCTGTGGTGCCTGCCACAACCCTGACGGCAACAGCCTGGCGCCGAACTTCCCCAAACTCGCCGGCCAAGGCCAGCGATACCTTGAGAAGCAACTGCACGACATCAAGTCTGGCAAGCGTACGGTGCTGGAGATGACCGGCATGCTCGAGCCCTTCAACGAGCAGGATCTTGCCGACATCGCCGCTTATTTCGCCAGCCAGAAGGGCAGTGTCGGCGCTGCCGATCCGAAACTGGTCGAACGCGGTCGTGCGCTGTTCAATGGCGGCGATCTGGAAAAAGGCATGCCTGCCTGCACTGGCTGCCACTCGCCGAACGGCGCCGGCATCGCCTTGGCCGGCTTCCCCCACCTGAGCGGCCAGCATGCCCAGTACGTGACCAAGCAGCTCACAGATTTCCGTGAGGGCAACCGCACCAACGATGGCGACGCGATGACCATGCGTTCTATCGCCGGCAAGCTGAGCAACAAGGACATCGACGCCCTGGCCAGCTATATCCAGGGGCTGCACTGA
- the dsbA gene encoding thiol:disulfide interchange protein DsbA: protein MRKLILSAALVAASVFGMTAVQAAEPATAGKEYIELSNPVPVSQPGKIEVVELFWYGCPHCYHFEPTVNPWAEKLPADVNFKRVPAMFGGPWDAHGQMFLTLEAMGVEHKVHAAVFKAIQEQGKKLVKPDEMAEFLATQGVDKDKFLATFNSFAIKGQVNQARELAKKYEITGVPSMVVNGKYRFDLGTAGGPEGVLNVADQLIAKERAAK, encoded by the coding sequence ATGCGTAAACTGATTCTCAGCGCTGCGCTGGTCGCCGCCAGCGTATTCGGTATGACCGCCGTCCAGGCCGCCGAGCCTGCAACAGCGGGCAAGGAATATATCGAGCTGAGCAACCCTGTTCCGGTTTCCCAGCCAGGCAAGATCGAAGTCGTCGAGCTGTTCTGGTACGGCTGCCCACACTGCTATCACTTCGAACCGACCGTCAATCCGTGGGCTGAAAAACTGCCGGCGGACGTCAACTTCAAGCGCGTTCCAGCCATGTTCGGCGGCCCTTGGGACGCCCACGGCCAGATGTTCCTGACCCTTGAAGCCATGGGCGTCGAGCACAAGGTGCACGCCGCTGTCTTCAAAGCAATTCAGGAGCAGGGTAAAAAGTTGGTCAAGCCAGACGAAATGGCCGAGTTCCTCGCTACCCAGGGCGTAGACAAGGACAAGTTCCTCGCTACCTTCAACTCGTTCGCCATCAAAGGACAAGTGAACCAGGCTCGTGAACTGGCGAAGAAGTACGAAATCACCGGCGTACCGAGCATGGTGGTCAACGGTAAATACCGCTTCGATTTGGGTACTGCCGGCGGTCCGGAAGGCGTGCTGAACGTCGCCGACCAGCTGATCGCCAAGGAGCGCGCCGCTAAGTAA
- the polA gene encoding DNA polymerase I, with the protein MSQAPLVLVDGSSYLYRAFHALPPLTTSKGLPTGAVKGVLNMLKSLRKQYPDSLFAVVFDAKGGTFRDAMFAEYKANRPSMPDDLRVQVEPLHASVKALGYPLLCVEGVEADDVIGTLARSSAAAGRPVIISTGDKDMAQLVDGHITLVNTMTGSVLDIAGVHEKFGVGPEHIIDFLALMGDKVDNIPGVPGVGEKTAVGLLTGIGGGLREVYDNLDKVPALPIRGAKGLPAKLEEHRDAAFLSYELATIKVDVPLDIEVDALVCGEPDREALLALYTEMEFKSWIAEVQRDAVKVGEVITPVEEPQAKVEPQYETILDQARFDLWLEKLRQASLFAFDTETTSLDAQQAKLVGLSFAVEPHVAAYVPLAHDYEGAPVQLDRDAVLLALKPLLEDPTKGKIGQNAKYDINILANCAIGGDQAHGIDMRGVAYDTMLESYVLNSTATRHDMDSLAQKYLDHTTIAFEDIAGKGAKQLTFNQIHLDKAGPYAAEDADITLRLHQALQARLAKTPSVQPVLMDLEMPLVPVLAKIERQGALVDANLLAIQSGELGVKMAELEREAFALAGEEFNLGSPKQLGVILYDKLGMPVLSKTTKGQASTAEAVLAELAEQDYPLPKVLMQYRSLSKLKNTYTDKLPHQINPRTGRIHTSYQQAVAATGRLSSNDPNLQNIPIRTAEGRRIRQAFVASPGYKLLAADYSQIELRIMAHLAKDEGLLHAFRNDLDVHRATAAEVFGVDLAAVTTDQRRSAKAINFGLIYGMSAFGLAKQIGVDRKQSQDYIDRYFARYPGVLAYMERTRAQAAEQGFVETLFGRRLYLPDINAKNPALRKGAERTAINAPMQGTAADIIKRAMVAVDGWLSGSGLDARVILQVHDELVLEVREDLVEQVKEQIRPYMSNAAQLDVPLLVEVGVGSNWDEAH; encoded by the coding sequence ATGAGCCAAGCGCCTCTCGTCCTGGTGGACGGTTCTTCATACCTCTACCGCGCCTTTCACGCGCTGCCGCCGCTGACCACGTCCAAAGGTCTGCCGACCGGCGCGGTCAAGGGCGTGCTGAACATGCTCAAGAGCCTGCGCAAGCAATACCCTGACAGCTTGTTCGCGGTGGTCTTCGACGCCAAGGGCGGGACCTTCCGCGACGCCATGTTCGCCGAATACAAGGCCAACCGCCCAAGCATGCCGGATGACCTGCGCGTGCAGGTCGAGCCCCTGCACGCCAGCGTCAAGGCGCTGGGCTATCCACTGCTGTGCGTAGAAGGCGTCGAGGCCGATGACGTGATCGGCACCCTGGCCCGCAGCAGTGCGGCAGCCGGCCGTCCGGTGATCATTTCGACCGGCGACAAGGACATGGCCCAATTGGTGGACGGGCACATTACCCTGGTCAACACCATGACCGGTAGCGTGCTGGATATTGCTGGCGTGCACGAGAAATTCGGCGTCGGCCCGGAACATATCATCGACTTCCTGGCGCTGATGGGCGACAAGGTCGACAACATTCCTGGCGTGCCAGGCGTCGGCGAGAAGACCGCCGTGGGCCTGCTGACCGGGATCGGCGGTGGCCTGCGCGAGGTCTACGACAACCTCGACAAGGTCCCTGCCCTGCCGATTCGCGGCGCCAAGGGCCTGCCGGCCAAGCTGGAGGAGCATCGCGACGCGGCGTTCCTGTCGTACGAACTGGCGACCATCAAGGTCGACGTGCCGCTGGATATCGAAGTCGATGCGCTGGTGTGTGGCGAACCGGACCGCGAAGCCTTGCTGGCGCTATACACCGAGATGGAGTTCAAAAGCTGGATCGCCGAAGTTCAGCGCGATGCAGTCAAGGTTGGCGAAGTGATTACGCCAGTTGAAGAACCGCAGGCCAAGGTCGAGCCGCAATACGAAACCATCCTCGACCAGGCGCGTTTCGACCTGTGGTTGGAGAAACTGCGCCAGGCATCGCTGTTTGCCTTCGACACGGAAACCACCAGCCTCGATGCCCAGCAGGCCAAGTTGGTCGGCCTGTCGTTCGCGGTGGAACCGCACGTGGCCGCGTATGTGCCGCTGGCCCATGACTACGAAGGCGCCCCGGTCCAACTGGATCGCGACGCTGTACTGCTGGCGCTCAAGCCGCTGCTGGAAGACCCGACCAAGGGCAAGATCGGCCAGAACGCCAAGTACGACATCAATATCCTGGCCAACTGCGCGATTGGTGGCGACCAGGCGCACGGCATCGACATGCGCGGTGTGGCTTACGACACCATGCTCGAATCCTACGTGCTCAACTCCACCGCTACCCGGCACGACATGGATAGCCTGGCGCAGAAGTATCTGGACCACACCACCATTGCCTTCGAAGACATCGCCGGCAAAGGCGCCAAGCAGCTGACCTTCAACCAGATTCACCTGGACAAGGCCGGGCCTTACGCCGCCGAAGATGCCGACATCACCTTGCGCCTGCACCAAGCGTTGCAGGCACGCCTGGCCAAGACGCCCAGCGTGCAGCCGGTATTGATGGACCTCGAAATGCCGCTGGTGCCGGTCTTGGCCAAGATCGAGCGCCAAGGCGCGCTGGTCGATGCCAACTTGCTGGCGATCCAGAGTGGCGAGCTGGGCGTGAAGATGGCTGAGCTGGAGCGCGAAGCCTTTGCCTTGGCCGGTGAAGAGTTCAACCTGGGCTCGCCCAAGCAGCTTGGCGTGATCCTGTATGACAAGCTGGGCATGCCGGTGCTGAGCAAGACCACCAAGGGCCAGGCTTCGACCGCCGAAGCGGTGCTGGCCGAGCTGGCCGAGCAGGATTACCCGCTGCCCAAGGTGCTGATGCAGTACCGCAGCCTGAGCAAGCTGAAGAACACCTACACCGACAAGCTGCCGCACCAGATCAACCCGCGCACTGGGCGCATCCACACCTCCTATCAGCAGGCGGTGGCGGCCACGGGGCGTTTGTCGTCGAACGACCCGAACTTGCAGAACATCCCGATTCGGACTGCCGAAGGACGGCGTATTCGCCAGGCGTTCGTGGCCAGCCCCGGCTACAAGCTGTTGGCTGCCGACTATTCGCAGATCGAGCTGCGCATTATGGCCCACCTGGCCAAGGACGAAGGCCTGTTGCATGCCTTCCGCAATGACCTCGATGTGCACCGGGCGACGGCTGCAGAAGTGTTTGGCGTGGATCTGGCGGCTGTTACCACCGACCAGCGTCGCAGCGCCAAGGCGATCAACTTCGGCCTGATCTATGGCATGAGCGCCTTCGGCCTGGCCAAGCAGATTGGCGTCGATCGCAAACAGTCGCAGGACTACATCGACCGTTACTTCGCCCGCTACCCTGGGGTGCTGGCCTACATGGAGCGCACTCGCGCCCAGGCCGCCGAACAGGGCTTCGTCGAAACCCTGTTCGGCCGTCGCTTGTACCTGCCGGACATCAACGCGAAAAACCCGGCGCTGCGCAAAGGTGCCGAGCGCACGGCGATCAACGCGCCGATGCAGGGCACGGCAGCAGACATCATCAAGCGCGCCATGGTCGCGGTGGATGGCTGGTTGAGTGGCAGCGGCCTGGATGCTCGAGTGATCCTGCAGGTGCACGATGAATTGGTGCTGGAAGTGCGCGAAGACCTGGTCGAGCAGGTGAAGGAGCAAATTCGCCCGTACATGAGCAATGCCGCGCAGCTCGACGTGCCGTTGCTGGTCGAAGTAGGTGTTGGCTCGAATTGGGACGAAGCTCACTAA